gagcagccgaagcagatgcctgccagacccccacccccacccgaATATATCCAAGTGGCCCCTGAGGAAGGAGatgagcagctgagtgttgaattaattgaCTGTTGTTGagaataaacatataaatacaaaatacaacataaatagAAATACGGCATAAATAGAAAAATTGTTCTgaattgataataataaataaaaaattgtgtttattttagaaCGATTTGAATGGTTAAGAAAATCCTCAGGTATCACTGTAATGTAGGttaggtcagtagtttgggactcatcctgctttgcagtaggaacagagcACATTTCCAGtacagcagactgggtgactgctttcaatctaatcagagaaatatttacattttctagatatcagaagattaactagcaacaaccatatagcatcatatatgtttcccccactaatctaatgccTTCACCTGTAAGTCTACTGATCTGGAGATAcattagacttcatgtgttgctacatgatgGAGACAAGGACGTGGAGTATTGGTagtcaaatcaatttcccttgACATTTCCTCTCTTATCTCTCTCGCCCTCTCCCCTTCCACCAGGGGCTGATTCGGAGTGGCTGGGGGCACTGGGCCTTGGGCCCAACCAAGATATGGgtgtgcaacctggggctctctCGTCCCCTGAGGTGGTGGCGTGGACTGCCAGGGGTGAGTGGGCGTCAGAGGTGCTGCTGCCCTGGACTCTTGGCTGGGCCGGGCCTTCTGCCTCAGATGGTCCTGGAGAGACGGGGGCGCCTACAATggccagctgaggagttggtCGCCCGGGAGAGAGGTCTTTCTCCCGGCTGTGCCCCTCCCCGCGCCCCTCTTCTCCTCCGCCACCATCATACACATCGCACTTAGGGAACTGTGGGGCAGGTGGAGAtggtgggtttggctgagggGTCCCAATTTGCGGGATCCCTCGGTGGACCCCTGCAACTGcctgccccactagattttaatcacaacttaGAGATCAATACACATTTAGGGCCTCAGGGGAcgggcacatgggctgtgggtgagCGGACAGGAGCCACAGAGGTGGCCCTTCCCCCATCCCCTCCcattgtgacctctctccccccgattttatttacgtgttagacactaccacatttaacagtacagcactacacacataacacacaaactcacacacactgagggagtcctgagggagacatgttcttgtccctgggtaACCTAGCCTTGTTATTGGATCGGCGTGGACcgcggtggttttgcctggggtgGTCGGGctccgtcgggttcctgggcggGGCTCTACTGGGGGGGATGGGTAGCCCTTGGATCTGCGGGGTGCCTGCCTTCCTTGCGGCCCCACTGGGCCTGCTCACTGTCACCCTGAGCTGCTCGGGGCCCCTGCCCCGTCCCGCCGGGGGCTctggtctgggggcccctctgctctgggctGAGTGAGGCTGCTGCTCTCTCTgttttggctgtcctgggctctgtgctctgtggacctgccgggcctttggggcctcgggctcccccctgTCTCCTCCCTGTCCACCCCTGCTTCGGGGTGCAGCGTGGTTACGGCCCCCTTGCATGCACACATTTCATCCTTGTTGCATGgtcacacatgcacattctCACATGCAAGCTCACAAACGTGCttctctctccatctgcttccgACTAGATGTTTCTCTACAGGTATGTTTGATGACTGTAGTactttttcatgtcatcatcCTATTTCCTTTATGTTTCATGTAGTACTGTgatagtttatattgttttttgtgaatactgatattatttaggcagcctagacaactgttatttccacattttaatcctgtccttttctcctttttgtttgttttttatttttttattttctttctctcttcctgtcaggtttggcactgacatatcaagactaaagaaaataagattacaataaaaaataataaaaatatcgaGGACAAccatataacatgtctcccttggtagagcaaatctgtccaGCAAAcaatggcacacagaccaccgttctgtaggATTTATCCTTTGGAGATTCATAAAGTTTTTATCTAtctgatgctggacaggacagggtaaaaaaaaaaaaaaaaaaaaccttgtcaTTTTTGGTGAAATCCCTGAAAGAAcagatagaatagaaagctggacttcatgGACTTAATAAGTGATCTTTCCAGGGAGAAAGCTCCACGTTCACCAAGtggtgaaaaaggctgagcaagggCTGGTTTGTGAATTGTGAATGGGATTGCAAGAGACTGACTCAGCAATCTTATTACacatcttattacacaaagttctaccttttaaaacgtgattatttaatttaaagacggctcccagccattgtttggctgtaaatctccacagtggtttgcttgtgactgtattacattcagttcatatgACACAATAAACCAGGTCCTATttttttgggtttgtttgtttctgagcctacctagtttttttttaccatttgcttctgattttatttttattaactttttgttGCATCTTTTTGCCTTGATTTGTTTCTCAACAAATTCTCCGTCTTACAGCAAATAATTGAATCTAAatgaacttcattgtatttttagtgcttcctcTACCAAGTAGCCcaactgtcatgtttttattttcacaaatgtaggtatgatggtcaaaatatcatCATTAAAATGGataattttatgtattacagtatCAACATTTGGTGggcacttcagtttcttttcatgggtcCCAAAATCCCTGGCAGCACCCCtgccagcagctctggaaagctgtggagaccaTAGACTGGTGGACACTGGCggcaggttgtagcagctgcagAAATGCTTCTGTAAGTTGCCGCTGCTTTGATTTGAGCTGCTCGCCTAGTTCGTttagatatttttcttatttcaggcTGGCAATACAGTCACAAATTTCAAGACCAGGTCATTTAGGATTAGTAATTACACtttcaaaatagaaaaatatggTTATGAAACAAAGTCGGTGGCACGCTTACCCCTTACTGAGCCTTTCCAGatgtcaaaacataaaaatattatctACTTTATACTTGTATATTTGTGAAAAGTTAGTCATTAGCATTGTTGGCGAGAATAATACTTTTGAAATATTCACAGAACAATGTTAAAAAGGCAAAATAtccaaaaatcaataaaagaaaattctaAGTGAATCCACTCTGATTTCAAGTTTAAAGTCATCTTAAGAAGACCTGTGACCCCAAACAAGTCATCCATTAAGTTTTCAGCAgtgcagaataaaaacaaaacattcacatCAAAAAGCCACCttggtttttattattcaaatgaTTTGGTTAATACAGAGTCTGCAGTTCAGAGGGCCTTATTGAGTTGATGAGGATGAACATCTTCATCTATCCTACAGACCAAGCTGTGTCGCTGCATGAGAAGGGTTGTCCTTAGTTACATAGAACAGAGAAATTGTGTGTGAAGCTTGCCTGATGCGGGTTTAATTATTaccattaaaaaacattttagagtgttaaatctttatctttttacatttctttcaaTTTACAAAAGTGCAAACATCACACTGGGATATTTTCAATATAAGCCAAGGCCTTTGGGACTAAAACAGTCATATTTTATGTTATAAACTTTTGTCTCGGGTCTTGAAGCCATCAGTCCAGCTACATGTACAGAACTAggaatttaaacattaaagctgtGTTATATAGCTGGGGAGGGGGATTTTCAGTCAAAGTCCTCAGCAATGAATATTGTCATGATTATGGCACACACTTTTTGGTCCATACATAGacacaaacattgttttttgcAAAATGCTTAAATAGGTCTTTGTGTGAATATACAGTGTGCACTGCTGTGaagcccccctccccccattcCAAAGTTTTCCAACCTCCCAATTCCTTATTCATGTtgatattgattgaaagtcatATCATGGAAATACTGGACTAGACTGTACAAGGGTCAAAGACCAGAGTTTACAGGAAGTAGTCTGGGGTGCGGCGGGTTACATGAGGCTCCCCTCTACGAGGTGCAGGGTCAAACTGCAAGCTgcaggaaaggaaagaaaaaaaaactcttaagtCCTCTATAGTGTCATACACAATTACATACACCGTCTCCCCCCGTCCCTTTGTACTTACAAGGAGTATTTGAGGGTATCATCAAGTTCCATGATAGCTGCCTGGTTGCCACAGCGGTAGCAGTAATTAGGAGCACTAAATATTGTCACCACATTCCTCTCATGGCACCAGTTGTAACCCTGAGAGAAGCACAtatattattaactgaaaatgGATAAGAAAGTGCGACTAGAATGAAGCTTGAACACATTTAAACTCTGTGTAAGTCTTTtggatcagtggttcccaacctttttttttttttttcttgaggaCCCACTTCATGCAAATCCTAAACCACTGTGGACCCCCTGCCCACCTCATGCTTagctttatgctttcattagtaAGAGTCACTCTGGCTGAGTCCCTTCCTTCAGTGAagccaaatttaaattaacaacatatactttttcctttttgcctCAGACACGTTTTACTAGTTAAATGTTGCAGGGATAATCAAGGCCCAGATGTAAATTAGCCTAAGGCTAAATCTGGTACAATGCATCAAATGGCAACATCCATGATTAAAATTGTACATTTTCccttacaaacaaaataaagatcaCCAGGACAGAGATTAAGTGTTCCTCTACTATAGCTCCACCTcctcactgacctcactaaacctcATGGATGAAAACTGTAGGATGCACAGGTTGTGGCCTTATAAGTGGCTTTTACTTTActgtacttttatttaattgttttgacTACACgtgttaaaatattgtatagcagattttgaTGACTCCCCTTTGTTCACTTTGGCATCTGGTTTAAAAAGTTAGGGTTTTCAGGGTTGCAAAACAGTTCCATTACAAAGAACTTGAGTAGACACCCTTTTACTAGTCTGTGTGGACAttgtcttaattttttaataacaatGGCTTTAAATGGTCAAAGCCTCAgagaccccctgtgctctttggggggcCCCAGCAGTATCTTAATTTTGCCTAACAAACAatattgtttattaaaacttgtTGCTGACAGATCAGCCTTGGAGGATGGAGCTTTGCCAAGCCGCCTCACCACCGTTTCTGCTTGAAGCAGTTTTATCGTCATTCCCACTGTTTCCACTGACAGGTCTCGTTAGGTTTTGTCTCCTGTCAGTCAGCTTTCTTGTGCTCTGTAAGCACCATGAACTGCAGACTACTTTGTCAATTTAGAATCGTACAGGTATTTGTTAGCATTAGACGTGCAAATTAGACAACATTTTCTCTTCCTCCATGAGTTATTCCAtcatttttgtgcatttgtgttttaataaaacaataactgaaTGAACATCCTATCAGTGTGGTGATTCTATGATTTCTTTACTGGAGAATTTCTTCAACTTCCCTAGTTATGAGTTCCGTTTACAGTGAATATGCAGCCATCAGCTGGTTACGAAGTCACCTTTAGCAGCAGTTTCATAAACACGTTTTCAACACAAATACCCAGTATATGGACACACACCTCCATAACCAGCTGGTGGGCTCGAGACACCAGTGTGAGGCGGTTGGCGTGGTTGAATGTCTCGGAGATGTCCTGACCAAACGTGTAACCAGCTCCTCGTGGGGAGATGCCCCAGCCGCCGCGGTCATCAGGGTCTGACCACAGCAGGTCACACATGGGACCCTGCaggagatgaagaagaggacaCGCTGGTTAGcatcaacatcatcatgttgCTGTAAACAGGCTGAATTTAGAGGGGcgattttttacttttagggGAATGTTCATGATCAAGTTGTGATTTTTTGACCACTGTGTGATGCTCCACGTCATTTCAGTATAATCTTTACCTCATGTGGGACCTCCTGTAAACGGTCCAGAGCCCTAATGTGATCCAAAGTATCTATAGATGGTGACAGGCCTCCGTGAAggcagaaaatctaaaaaaaaaaaaagaaaattcatagTTTATCCTCTGAATTAGCTGTGAATAATTTGCAAATCCTCATCATCCAAGAAATATCTTCTCACTAATAATGTtaaatgattcatttcaaaGAAGCAGAACTAGTTCTGCATTGCTACCTGAGAGTCTACCAAGGCAGTGAGGGGGAGGTAATCAAACAGGTCTGTGAAGTACTTCCAAACGTTGGCGTTTCCATATTTTCTTAAGCATTCATCATAGAAACCATAGACTTGTGTGATCTGTCTGCTCTCGTGGTTCCCTCTGAGGATTGTGATGCGCTCCCGGAAACGAACCTAAAaaagatatgagcaaaccaCAGATCTGAATATTTTAGTTTGTtctttcctaaaaaaaaaaaaaaaaaaagcctgttaaATTCTGAAGTTTTACTCATCTTACCTTAAGTGCTACAAGTAAAGTGACGGTTTCTACGGAGTAGTACCCTCTGTCCACGTAGTCTCCCATGAACAAGTAGTTAGTGTCTGGAGATTTGCCTCCAATCTTGAATAGCTCCATGAGGTCGTGGAACTGGCCGTGAACATCCCCGCACACCGTTACCGGACACCTCACCTCCTGGACGTTTGACTCCTTTGTCAGGATCTCCTTTGCCTGGAGAAAGAAGACAGATGTAATTGTGGTTTATGAAAGtatctaaaataataataaataaaatttcattataGCATTTGATAGCATGACAGGCAGGTACAGTTTAAATTTTATCCTCTTTGCTTACTGAACAGTTTGAAGACCCACCACCTCATTAAGATGCgtgacactgtgtgtgtgtgtgaatttagGTGCATGGGTGTGTGTAGTTTCCTGGACAGGCAGCTCTAGCTGTACTGCAACACTCTTGCAAATCAATTAATGTGATGTTTTCAAAGCCTGAGTGTAGAATGCTTGAGAGTATTTTTGGATGAACACTGTTTATTCCTATTACTCGTTTAAGATGACTTGGCTTATGAAGATATGTTGTGGCAACACCGGTAACAACTGCACACAAAAATAGAGCTGTGGAAAACCATTTATCCTTGGACAGAGCTCACAGTTCCACCCATCCAAAACAAAGAGGGCGAAACTTGCCACTGCAGTGTATGACTCAGCATGCGGCCGACAGAGAGGGCTTTTAGGAGCCATTAGTTACCGCCGTCTCCTGTGCAAACAGGGAAAGTCAAACAGATGAGGACCTCAAAATGTTCACAAACCAGCATTTCCCTGCATCTCAACAATCACTTCTACGAGTCTTGATATTTTACATCCGAGATTCTGCTGCGTGGTAAGATTTCAAAAAGACCCcttattttcacaaatcagagccTTTACCAGAAGaagctcaaataaaacaaaaactaaaaatctcGACCACCCCGCTTAGCCGACGTCCTGAACCAAGAGGAAAAGTAAGAGGCCTTAGAGCAAGAGTCATGTGTACTAGACCACTATTTATAGGAATGATCCTGAAGCTATTGCAGATTTACTTTGAACAAACTCATCTCTCTTTGCATCAAAACATGTAACATTCATCAGTAGTGAAATCTGATTAGGGTCTCTATAGTTcccttaaaagaaaaaccaaagaaaaaaacagaaagagagaatgGACATTGACACAGTGCTGCAGCTGGCCAGTTGCCACAGAGACAGACAACCCCGGAGGAGCCAGGACATGGCAGCACAATGCTGACCTATATAGTACAAACCCTCCACGTGCCCGTCCACCATGTGGCAGCAGGCCTTTTGGTCACTGGGCCCTGGCTGACAGATTGACCACAGATTGACTGAGCCGCTAAGCCAGAGAGAATATTCTAGATATTTGTATTAAAGTGGAACAGCAATCTACAGTATTTAATCCTTTATCTGATGGACGTGAAAGGAAATAAGCAGGCCAGTTCAGTCTGTCTGGGACCCTTTTTACTGCTCACTGCTCTGGACTCGGTCACCTCCAGCTTCATTGGCTataataatttttttgaaaacGTAACTGTGAAATCAgcaaagttttatattttcttactgtaaaataaacttttaattttatttctctccCGTTTTTTTAATCCGTAAATTCATTCACTTTTGCCATACTTTAACCTTTGGTCAAAACTAAGCAGTGACCTCATCTGTGTCCTGGTTATtgtcagcagctccaggtcCTCCATCACTGGCAGTAACCTCAGTTGTTGCATCCAGACAGAAATCATTTATTATCCCTTACAAGATTTCATTTTGTGATTATGTAACCTTGCAATAtgccaaacaacaacagaaacaccACACAGGATTAACATCTACCTGATCAAATATTACATAAAGGTAAATGAATTAAACTAGTTCAATGTGACCTGCTGCAGGCACTGGAACAGCTTTTTATAAATTACAATCCAAGCTTAGATTTAGTGattaacaaatatttcatcagGGGGCTGTTTATCCAGGGGGGGTGTAGGCAATGTGTGATGATAGCTGCCCACCCAGCTGTGAATGATAAAGCATAAGAGAGGTTGAAGCGCCTCGAACAAGAATACATTTGGGACCACACCTGAAGATGTGGGGGATGTACGCCCAAACCAAATTACAGCTGTACTCAAGACATCCGATGTCAGGCAgtcaaaaaaaaactgcttagtCAAGAAATGAAGTCAGCGTTTCCTGGTTACCAAAATATAATCTCATTAAACACAGCTCAGGGTTTTGCAGCAGGGTGAATAAAGCTTTACAACTAGACAAGCAATGACCTCACTGAACATGTTTACAGAACACGAGTTAAGCATCAGGCTAGCATGACCACTTAACCCACTGTGAACATGATAGCGTAAGCATTTTTACCTAGACAAGGTCTGAATTTAGGTAAGATGGATTTAAGAACTATTTAACAGCATTTTGTCTCAAAGGCTTTAACAGGGATCACTGAACTCTAATCAGATGTCTATTTGCAATGTTTTTGCAATTAGGAACACAAAGCTCTTCAGGTGGACTCATTCTTCCAAGTAAAACAACGATAAGAGCAGTAAATACAGCTGCTTCAAACTGGTTAAAAACTGCGGTCAGGCAGAAGCCCTCAGCTCCAAATGTGGGGCAAAAATGACCACAATTCATCTTGCTGACACTCTTATGGTAATACCATGTcactttaataattaaataggGACTCAAATCCAAAATTTCACCCTCAATATATTTAGCTGGATCAATTCCACCTTCTTTTACCATAAAGCTTGTTAATTCTAAGTAATCTCATCTCGTCTCTTGATGGTGACTCATTTATATGGACGGTCTATAAAACAGGCGTCATGGGAGAGTAAAATGAGATCAAATTTAAACTCAgggtaaaaacatgaaaagaataaaacgGGTGGTTATGTAACAAACAGACTTACTTCTGaacacaggaagtaaagaaaaatgGACAAGCTTCTGTTTGAGGCATTGGTTCCACTCTTAATTCCATTTTCTCTGTATAATTGACAGAAGCATAAATCTAATTTTCAACAGACAGGACTGTCTGCAGCCAGTAAATTTCAAAACGGattaaacatgattaaatgACCAAACATACCTCCTTATTCTGTAAACAAACATTTGGAAAATGCATCCTCTCTGCATGCTAAATGGTAAGTGACAAACATCTGTAATGTTCAGCCTTTTCCTGAGAAAGCTtgaaagcagaaacaaagacagaacaGATTGCACAGCGCATTTCATTCCTGCGCACCTACGCATCCCAAAACAGAGAGGGCTGCGCTCTGAGTCACCATGAACCTCAGTCACACACTCTGATCCCCAGAAACAAAAGCTTTGATAGTGATGGTGACGCAACTCACAATCAATCCCATCCTCTGCTATTTTTACATCAGGGAGAACATTATGTGGATGTGTTGTACTGAAAATATTAACATGGCTCACAGGAGAATGGGTGGATGGCTGCACGCACAGATGCAGGTGAGCTGATATAGCCTCCTCTCCTTTTTCCCCACTTCTCTCAGCTACTTTCAGGGCATTTTGCTCCATTAGGAGGCAAACAAGAGAAAGTGAAACATCATTTGTGCTGTTCCTTCACCTACatgctcatagatcagtctgacgACTGTACACAAGGTCAATGAGTTATCAAGACTGAAAGATCCAGAAACACTTAACAGCATCAAGATAGCAGAACACAAAACTACCCAAAATAACTGGTGTAATCCAGGACCTCTGATGCTGACATCTAACAGAGAGGACATCACAAGAATATGGGATGTAGAACTTTCTAGAACCAACTTATAAAAAGGGCCCAGTCTgaatgcattaaaacaaaaacagagcaaactgattaaaatcaattaaaaaaaaaaaaaaaaaaaaaaaaaaaaaaagtctataaaaAAAGGGTAAATTTTCTTTTAGCCCAGACTTCCAGAGCTGCAAATCTGCACAAGGGATGGTGAGGAAAGATTGGGGTTAAGCTGCAGCTCAGACTACTAAAGTGCACAGAATCTGTTGGCCTGTATCagccaaagaagaaacataTGTACACAACTGCACCCAGCGCAAATCAACTGATAAGTACACaactcagacagaaaaaaacatcagtaaactTGCTAAAAAGATCAAGGCAACGTTGTACTGACTTATGTTTGTGACCATAGAAATGCCAGCATCAGAGGCAGCGCAGCAGCAGCCCAAAGGACTAGGGGGGAGGGGTTACCATAAAATGACAGCCAGGCAGGCATTTTTAGaattaacacatgaaaacatacaCCAAAAACTCAATCTAATTATTACACAGGGGTCAGAGGTTAGAAAGTACCACACTTCAAGTGTCTTTTATCCATTAAATGGTGCTTCAGTTTGAAAATTGACAACCATATTACCTTGTAAACAAGTAATCCTCACTTCTGATCAACAACAGAAGTAAATGAGAAGCTAAAATATACAACAGGTGTCTTAAGATCTAGTGCAACGTTCAGATTTAACTTTAACTAAAAAGGCAGTTCATTAAGTGCACCAGGGTACCCGGATTTTGATATTAGGTTTTTGCAAGGTAAAGTTCCCGATTCTATATATGGTTATTTCGGAGGCTGAAGTGTGATTTGGTATTAAAATTACTCCACAACATGAGGTCattccaggttttttttttccctaccGTCATTGATTTGGACAACATGCAATTAAAGCCAAAAGCACCCAGACAATATATTGACATACTGACTTCATTAGGGCTGATGGGTATCATGAGGTCACAGAAACCCACCTTTTACCAGCAGGTAAAAAGAGGTTAAGTTTAGCTGAAGTAATTGAGCAGTCTGTCAAACTGTCACAGCTAGCCAAGAGATGATGCAGTCCTTCTGACAGTGTGAATGAAGGCGGCTGTAAATGTGGTATGCGACTTGAATTCTCAGTATGGGTATGTCCCTCCTGCCTGGAGAAACCTTCAGTAATACTACGAACTGCCAGCAAACAGTTATATCTATACATTTCATTCAGTGAAGCCGCTTAACGGACTGTCAAGAAGTGACTGGCTGCaagtaatgattgtaaaataCACACCACACTGTGAAATCTACACTATAGACGCCATTTTAAGAATGTCTGGAAGGCGCCGAGAAGGACAAACGTTAGCAGGGACTTGGTATTCAATTAGCAATTTATTAATATACGTATCTCACCTTTTCACATAGTGTCTTCACCTGTCCCTCTGACAGCTGCTTGCATTCGTTGAGCTGCTCGATCCACTGATCAAGTTCTTTCGTGAACGCCTTTTCGTCCATTTCTGCGCTTTTTGGGAGTAAGTGTTGTATTTTTACTGTGACGTTAACGAGTATTCGGGAGGCAGTTCAAACATATGTTCCCGTCTTCTTCTAACCAAGCAAATACTGCAGAAGACAACTGTTCTGCTCGCAGGCGTATTCACCCCCAGCGGCCAGGTGGCAATGATTTGACTGAATTGAATCTGAGGGCGAGAGAGGGGGATCTGTTAATGAATCGCCCTGGAAATAAGTTCTTGTCGAGTGCCCGCCATTAGATACTGAGCTTCCGGTTTTAGTCATCAAAGTGTTGTTGTTGACGAACTTCTAGCGAAGAAAATTATCTAAAgcgtttaaataaataaataaaaaggaatgtTCTTCAGCTGCATAATTGTCCAAAATAGTCAAACATCTGACATataagtttaaaattaattttgaatCTGGTTCATGCTAATCAAAATAACCTAATCAAATTGTTACTCATTCAAACTGTTAGCTACAAGCTACATTAACAGCACGTAGCAAGATAAAAAGTAAGCCTATAACATAATACACACCCTAAAGTACCCAATATTAACCACTTTGTCTTAATTATTTCAGAAGACGTATAAAATAGACAATTTTGAGTGCTTGTGGTAAAATTCTTAT
The sequence above is a segment of the Melanotaenia boesemani isolate fMelBoe1 chromosome 15, fMelBoe1.pri, whole genome shotgun sequence genome. Coding sequences within it:
- the ppp2cab gene encoding serine/threonine-protein phosphatase 2A catalytic subunit alpha isoform, which gives rise to MDEKAFTKELDQWIEQLNECKQLSEGQVKTLCEKAKEILTKESNVQEVRCPVTVCGDVHGQFHDLMELFKIGGKSPDTNYLFMGDYVDRGYYSVETVTLLVALKVRFRERITILRGNHESRQITQVYGFYDECLRKYGNANVWKYFTDLFDYLPLTALVDSQIFCLHGGLSPSIDTLDHIRALDRLQEVPHEGPMCDLLWSDPDDRGGWGISPRGAGYTFGQDISETFNHANRLTLVSRAHQLVMEGYNWCHERNVVTIFSAPNYCYRCGNQAAIMELDDTLKYSFLQFDPAPRRGEPHVTRRTPDYFL